A portion of the Actomonas aquatica genome contains these proteins:
- the atpC gene encoding ATP synthase F1 subunit epsilon, whose amino-acid sequence MSLTLEIVTPEARVYSDTVDNVVIPTVEGEIGVLPGHLPLLSQVADGELRVTKGTATEALVIGDGFVQVQGDKISILAEHAIEEKAIDEDAAEKAMQRAQLALKEAKETNLDPAEVERLESVVRFSVAQLGLKRRRR is encoded by the coding sequence ATGTCTCTGACTCTCGAAATCGTCACCCCCGAAGCCCGGGTCTACTCCGACACCGTCGACAACGTGGTCATTCCCACCGTCGAAGGTGAAATCGGCGTCCTCCCGGGTCACCTTCCGCTGCTTTCCCAAGTGGCCGACGGTGAACTGCGGGTGACCAAAGGCACCGCCACCGAGGCGCTCGTCATCGGTGACGGTTTTGTCCAAGTCCAAGGCGACAAGATCTCCATCTTGGCCGAACACGCTATCGAGGAGAAGGCCATCGACGAAGACGCCGCCGAGAAAGCCATGCAACGCGCCCAGCTCGCGCTGAAGGAAGCCAAAGAAACCAATCTGGATCCCGCCGAAGTGGAACGACTTGAAAGCGTCGTCCGCTTCTCCGTCGCCCAGCTCGGCCTCAAACGCCGCCGCCGCTAA
- the atpD gene encoding F0F1 ATP synthase subunit beta, whose amino-acid sequence MNTGKIVQVIGPVVDVQFAENSIPPIYQALTVEFVVDGKSELLTLEVQQHLGNGIARSIAMSSSEGLKRGMTATDTGAPISVPVGEGVLGRIFDVTGAPVDGRGEVPHEKKYPIHRQPPALVDQDTEEQILETGIKVIDLIAPFSKGGKVGAFGGAGVGKTVVIMELINNIAKAHGGYSVFAGVGERSREGNDLYHEMSDAGVINQEDISKSKVALVYGQMNEPPGARMRVALSALAMTEYFRDEKNQDVLLFVDNIFRFSQAGSEVSALLGRSPSAVGYQPTLSNEMGLLQERITSTKKGSITSFQAVYVPADDLTDPAPANTFAHLDSTIVLERAIAELGIYPAVDPLASVSKALEPNVVGQEHYQVAREVQRVLQRYKDLQDIIAILGLDELSPEDKLTVYRARKIQRFLSQPFHVAEVFTGSPGKYVSVKDTVRGFKMILDGELDDIPEGDFYMKGSIDEVLEGAGKK is encoded by the coding sequence ATGAATACCGGCAAAATCGTCCAAGTTATCGGCCCCGTCGTCGACGTGCAGTTCGCCGAGAACAGCATCCCGCCCATCTACCAAGCCCTCACCGTTGAGTTTGTCGTCGATGGCAAATCCGAGTTGCTCACCCTCGAGGTGCAGCAGCACTTGGGTAACGGCATCGCCCGCTCCATCGCCATGTCCTCCTCCGAGGGCCTCAAGCGTGGCATGACCGCCACCGACACCGGCGCCCCCATCTCCGTCCCGGTGGGCGAGGGCGTGCTCGGTCGCATCTTCGACGTCACCGGCGCTCCCGTGGACGGCCGCGGCGAAGTCCCGCACGAGAAGAAGTATCCCATTCACCGTCAGCCGCCGGCCCTGGTCGACCAGGACACCGAGGAGCAGATCCTCGAGACCGGCATCAAGGTCATCGACCTCATCGCCCCGTTCTCCAAGGGCGGAAAGGTGGGCGCCTTCGGTGGTGCCGGCGTCGGTAAGACCGTCGTCATCATGGAGCTCATCAACAACATCGCCAAGGCCCACGGTGGTTACTCCGTGTTCGCCGGGGTGGGTGAGCGTTCCCGTGAAGGTAATGACCTCTACCACGAAATGTCCGACGCGGGCGTCATCAACCAGGAGGACATCTCCAAGTCCAAGGTGGCTCTCGTTTACGGTCAGATGAACGAGCCGCCCGGTGCCCGTATGCGCGTCGCACTCTCGGCCCTCGCCATGACCGAATACTTCCGCGACGAGAAGAACCAGGACGTGCTCCTCTTCGTCGATAACATCTTCCGTTTCTCCCAGGCCGGTTCCGAGGTGTCCGCGCTGCTCGGTCGCTCCCCCTCCGCGGTGGGTTACCAGCCGACTCTCTCCAACGAGATGGGCCTCCTCCAGGAGCGCATCACCTCGACCAAGAAGGGTTCCATCACCTCCTTCCAGGCGGTTTACGTCCCGGCCGACGACCTTACCGACCCGGCCCCGGCCAATACCTTTGCTCACTTGGACTCCACCATCGTGTTGGAACGCGCCATCGCCGAGCTCGGTATTTACCCGGCCGTGGATCCGCTCGCCTCCGTGTCGAAGGCCCTCGAGCCCAACGTGGTCGGCCAGGAGCACTACCAGGTCGCCCGCGAGGTGCAGCGCGTCCTCCAGCGCTACAAGGACCTGCAGGACATCATCGCGATTCTCGGTCTCGATGAGCTCTCCCCCGAGGACAAGCTCACCGTCTACCGCGCCCGCAAGATCCAGCGCTTCCTCTCCCAGCCCTTCCACGTGGCCGAGGTCTTCACCGGCTCGCCGGGCAAGTATGTCTCGGTCAAGGACACCGTCCGCGGCTTCAAGATGATCCTCGATGGCGAACTCGACGACATCCCCGAGGGCGACTTCTACATGAAGGGCTCCATCGACGAGGTGCTCGAAGGCGCCGGTAAGAAATAA
- the atpG gene encoding ATP synthase F1 subunit gamma, with protein MASTRDIRRRIKSVKNTRQITKAMELVAASKMKKAQAAATAGRPYAVLMADMLASLADKVDGSLHPFLQPREVKTRGILLITTDKGLCGPLNANLFKLVGEIKGDAKFVVSGRKGAQFLARSKRNVVADFGIHDKVPFAEIKAMGDFMIDLFLKGEIDTIEVIYPRFKNTLVQEPTHRPLLPLNNLKEFVSHLSDDHSDDRAKEFADERLMIFEPDAQTVLEALLPFYVKRYLYQVALSTKASEHSARMVAMKTAKDNATSLLDDLTLQYNKARQAAITQEILEIAAAQFTAA; from the coding sequence ATGGCCTCCACCCGCGACATCCGCCGACGCATCAAGTCGGTCAAAAATACTCGCCAGATTACCAAGGCGATGGAGTTGGTCGCTGCGTCGAAGATGAAGAAGGCTCAGGCCGCCGCCACTGCTGGCCGGCCCTACGCCGTCCTCATGGCCGACATGCTCGCCTCCCTCGCCGACAAGGTCGACGGCAGCCTCCATCCCTTCCTCCAGCCCCGCGAGGTGAAGACCCGCGGCATCCTGCTCATCACCACCGACAAGGGCCTCTGCGGTCCGCTCAACGCCAACCTCTTTAAGCTGGTCGGCGAGATCAAAGGCGACGCCAAGTTCGTCGTCTCCGGTCGCAAGGGCGCCCAGTTCCTCGCGCGCAGCAAGCGCAACGTCGTCGCCGACTTCGGCATCCACGACAAGGTGCCCTTCGCCGAGATCAAGGCCATGGGCGACTTCATGATCGACCTCTTCCTCAAGGGTGAGATCGACACCATCGAAGTCATTTACCCGCGCTTCAAAAACACCCTCGTGCAGGAGCCGACCCATCGCCCGCTGTTGCCGTTGAACAACCTCAAGGAGTTCGTCTCCCACTTGTCCGACGACCACTCCGACGACCGCGCCAAGGAGTTCGCCGACGAACGGCTGATGATCTTCGAGCCCGACGCCCAGACCGTCCTCGAAGCTCTCCTGCCGTTCTACGTGAAGCGTTACCTCTACCAGGTCGCGCTCTCCACCAAGGCTTCCGAGCACAGCGCCCGTATGGTCGCGATGAAGACCGCCAAGGACAACGCCACCAGCCTCCTCGACGATCTCACCCTGCAATACAACAAGGCCCGTCAGGCCGCCATCACTCAGGAAATTCTCGAAATCGCCGCCGCCCAATTCACCGCGGCCTGA